The Labrus mixtus chromosome 16, fLabMix1.1, whole genome shotgun sequence genome window below encodes:
- the LOC132990810 gene encoding CD209 antigen-like protein A isoform X1 has translation MTLLKMSSNIYEEPTCSPTVSYSEGVQKDGAERAESVERVVDIYESADISTRDYLLTRDGVCLSGARSPKRPPPAVQRNPFKAASLILALLCVLLVAAVTVLSKLYELNMTYKTSYEELSNSYRNSFCQFETTSTGFWRRFRCSCYYRSTEMRNWSESRADCVNRGADLVIINSQEEHDFLCDLNERGASWIGLQSVTTNDYRKEWEWKWVDRSTPIQLFWQKDTNVEPVEGSKVYINQGGKMSPTNNGSRGWICEKPVNTD, from the exons ATGACTCTCCTCAAAATGTCCTCTAACATTTATGAAGAACCGACTTGCTCCCCGACCGTGAGCTACAGCGAGGGAGTCCAAAAAGACGGAGCAGAAAGAGCAGAGAGTGTGGAGAGAGTGGTCGACATCTACGAGAGCGCCGACATATCTACTCGAGATTATCTGTTAACACGAGATGGAG TTTGTCTCTCAGGAGCACGCAGTCCAAAGCGTCCTCCTCCTGCGGTCCAAAGAAACCCTTTTAAAGCTGCCTCACTGATCCTGGCTCTGCTTTGTGTCCTGCTGGTCGCAGCCGTCACTGTGCTGTCTAAACTCT ACGAGCTCAACATGACGTATAAAACCAGTTACGAGGAGCTGAGCAACAGTTATAGAAACAGTTTCTGCCAGTTTGAGACCACCAgcacag GGTTTTGGAGAAGGTTTCGATGCAGCTGCTATTACCGATCTACAGAGATGAGAAACTGGAGTGAGAGCAGAGCGGACTGTGTGAACAGAGGAGCAGATCTGGTGATCATCAACAGCCAAGAGGAACAT GACTTCCTCTGTGACCTGAATGAACGTGGAGCGTCATGGATTGGTCTGCAGTCAGTAACAACGAATGATTATCGAAAAGAGTGGGAATGGAAATGGGTGGACAGATCGACGCCCATACAACT CTTCTGGCAGAAAGACACCAATGTGGAACCTGTGGAAGGGTCCAAAGTTTACATCAATCAGGGAGGAAAGATGAGCCCAACCAACAACGGCTCGAGAGGATGGATATGTGAGAAACCagtcaacacagactga
- the LOC132990810 gene encoding CD209 antigen-like protein D isoform X3, protein MTLLKMSSNIYEEPTCSPTVSYSEGVQKDGAERAESVERVVDIYESADISTRDYLLTRDGVCLSGARSPKRPPPAVQRNPFKAASLILALLCVLLVAAVTVLSKLYELNMTYKTSYEELSNSYRNSFCQFETTSTGFWRRFRCSCYYRSTEMRNWSESRADCVNRGADLVIINSQEEHLLAERHQCGTCGRVQSLHQSGRKDEPNQQRLERMDM, encoded by the exons ATGACTCTCCTCAAAATGTCCTCTAACATTTATGAAGAACCGACTTGCTCCCCGACCGTGAGCTACAGCGAGGGAGTCCAAAAAGACGGAGCAGAAAGAGCAGAGAGTGTGGAGAGAGTGGTCGACATCTACGAGAGCGCCGACATATCTACTCGAGATTATCTGTTAACACGAGATGGAG TTTGTCTCTCAGGAGCACGCAGTCCAAAGCGTCCTCCTCCTGCGGTCCAAAGAAACCCTTTTAAAGCTGCCTCACTGATCCTGGCTCTGCTTTGTGTCCTGCTGGTCGCAGCCGTCACTGTGCTGTCTAAACTCT ACGAGCTCAACATGACGTATAAAACCAGTTACGAGGAGCTGAGCAACAGTTATAGAAACAGTTTCTGCCAGTTTGAGACCACCAgcacag GGTTTTGGAGAAGGTTTCGATGCAGCTGCTATTACCGATCTACAGAGATGAGAAACTGGAGTGAGAGCAGAGCGGACTGTGTGAACAGAGGAGCAGATCTGGTGATCATCAACAGCCAAGAGGAACAT CTTCTGGCAGAAAGACACCAATGTGGAACCTGTGGAAGGGTCCAAAGTTTACATCAATCAGGGAGGAAAGATGAGCCCAACCAACAACGGCTCGAGAGGATGGATATGTGA
- the LOC132990810 gene encoding CD209 antigen-like protein A isoform X2 produces the protein MTLLKMSSNIYEEPTCSPTVSYSEGVQKDGAERAESVERVVDIYESADISTRDYLLTRDGARSPKRPPPAVQRNPFKAASLILALLCVLLVAAVTVLSKLYELNMTYKTSYEELSNSYRNSFCQFETTSTGFWRRFRCSCYYRSTEMRNWSESRADCVNRGADLVIINSQEEHDFLCDLNERGASWIGLQSVTTNDYRKEWEWKWVDRSTPIQLFWQKDTNVEPVEGSKVYINQGGKMSPTNNGSRGWICEKPVNTD, from the exons ATGACTCTCCTCAAAATGTCCTCTAACATTTATGAAGAACCGACTTGCTCCCCGACCGTGAGCTACAGCGAGGGAGTCCAAAAAGACGGAGCAGAAAGAGCAGAGAGTGTGGAGAGAGTGGTCGACATCTACGAGAGCGCCGACATATCTACTCGAGATTATCTGTTAACACGAGATGGAG CACGCAGTCCAAAGCGTCCTCCTCCTGCGGTCCAAAGAAACCCTTTTAAAGCTGCCTCACTGATCCTGGCTCTGCTTTGTGTCCTGCTGGTCGCAGCCGTCACTGTGCTGTCTAAACTCT ACGAGCTCAACATGACGTATAAAACCAGTTACGAGGAGCTGAGCAACAGTTATAGAAACAGTTTCTGCCAGTTTGAGACCACCAgcacag GGTTTTGGAGAAGGTTTCGATGCAGCTGCTATTACCGATCTACAGAGATGAGAAACTGGAGTGAGAGCAGAGCGGACTGTGTGAACAGAGGAGCAGATCTGGTGATCATCAACAGCCAAGAGGAACAT GACTTCCTCTGTGACCTGAATGAACGTGGAGCGTCATGGATTGGTCTGCAGTCAGTAACAACGAATGATTATCGAAAAGAGTGGGAATGGAAATGGGTGGACAGATCGACGCCCATACAACT CTTCTGGCAGAAAGACACCAATGTGGAACCTGTGGAAGGGTCCAAAGTTTACATCAATCAGGGAGGAAAGATGAGCCCAACCAACAACGGCTCGAGAGGATGGATATGTGAGAAACCagtcaacacagactga